The segment ctggcagaggctgctcagggcaggggtggagtctccatccctggaggggttcaaaacatGTGTGGATGTGGCATTTTGGGACATCGTTTAGTAgggatggtggtgttggactggatgagcttcgaggtcttttccaacctaaacaattcgATGATAAGCAGAGCAGATTGCTTCCTATTTTGCAGGCAAGATGAGGAGCATAAAAAGGTTCTTCGGGGAGCTCAGGAAGGTCACCAAGCGGGGAATAACACCCAGGAGTCATAGCTCCCTGTCTCGAGGTTTAATTGCTAAATACAGCAGGCTCACCATCTCTGCCAGCTGCCATCGAGGATTTCTCCCCGTGCTTTCGCTGGAAGATGATGAGGTGATGTAAGAGACAGAGCTTCTCCTGTGCAGCAGCTTAAgcatcaaaaggaaaaggagagaggttTACAGGAGCATGGCTTAATTCACATTTTCCTGTCAGCTTGGAGCATGCACATGTTCAGATATCAGAGCTCAAGTAACTGATAACCGCTTGTTTATTAATCCCTGGTAACTCAATCTGCCCTCTCAGCCCTAAGTGCTGAGCACAGACGATGCCCTCAGGAGCTGGAGATCAATTTAAATTGTCAGAAGCCTTTGTCGATGACTCGCTCCATAATGCCAGCGCTCCCGATAATAACTGTTGAGCGGCTTTGCTGTCACAGAACTGATCCCAACTCCCTTTCTCGCAGCGCTGGCTGCCAAATTCTTCTGTGCTGGAGAAACAGTCATTAATATCTATGCCACGAGCCGTGCGGGAGGGCACGTATACGCCTGGATTTGCACTATGAAGAGCTCCCACCCCCATTCTACGCCAACACTGGAGTGCTCTGAGTACGAATGCTTTCATGCAGCATCGTCTGGAGGAGAGCAAGGACTCTGGGGCCCCatgtctttcttcttcttcatccttgtGGCTGGGTGGTGCTCAGACACATTGGGCAAAACCCTCTTGGAAGTGGCAGCTCCAGCAAAGGGCTCATAGTCAaacaagagatgggggaaaCGAAGCCACTGAGATAGAGCAGGGTGTAGTCCAGGTCATGGAGCCGGGTTAATAAACTCCGTGTTTAATGGCCCTGATGCAAAATCTGATTGCTGCCTGGTCTCATTGCAGGGACCGACGCTGACTCTCAGTACTCCAGTACACTCCAGCTACCTACCTGGACTGGAACCagccctcccagttccacctccGAGGGATCCTCAAGGAGAATAAAGAGCCCTGAAAGCTCAAGTGGCAGCAGCTCAGCGCTGCTGACCCGGGAGGCTCAGCTTCATTCACCCCAAAACTTGGCTGACCAAGAACACTGAAATTCTGGCATTGCGGGTTCTGCTTCTCAATAAGAGCAAAAAGCAATTCAAGAGAGCACGGCGATTAATGTGAAACTCGCTTCATCGCAGCTGGTTAAAGGACTTGGCACCTATACCCCGTGGATTTGTGGAGAGCAGTTGttctgggaaagctgctgtgtCCTGACAGCATCCTATGGCCACATACATCCTATGTCCCATCCTACGGCCACAACGCTGGAAACCAGCTGTAAAGTGCATGCGGGTGCTCTTCTTTCCTAGTCTGCTGCATCTCATGTCTTGAGGGGTTCAGACAGTCTCcttctctgcatttcagcagATTCAgcccatccaaaaccctctctCACCCACAAATaaacagcaggagctgctgagacTGGGGGTACAACAGGAGGGGGTACTCCAAAATATCCTCTTGATACCTGACTGCTGGCATAggcaagaaaaaaggagagaggcgCTCTGGTTGGTTGAAACGGTCCCACTTTTATTCAGACACGGTACAGCTACAAACCTGCAGCCCCCCGTGCTCCCCAGCCTGCCCCGCGCAGCTTCACCCCCACCTCTGCTGTCCTTCTTGCCCTGTGTCCGTCCCACCCCGGCCGGTGAAGCTCCCAGCACTGCAGGCTCTCCTGCTGCCCAACTTGTGATGCTCCAGCCAAGGGCAATGCCGTTTCGATGTTTTTCCTCCAGGTCAGGTGACACATCTGAGGTTATTTGCCAAAGTCTCTGTTTCTCAAGTCTTTAGGAAACCTCTGTTTCTCCGAGCTGCTTTGCAAAGTCaatgaagagagaaattcaTAAGTTTGAGCTGCCGAGGGTGGGAGAGGTGCCTCTTGAGGATCCTCTGGAGCAAGTTCTTCCTGGATGTCCCAGTAGGGAGCTGCAGGCTGGAGCTGCTTCTCTGACAGCCCACTCCAAGGagcctcttctctttcttctctgcctctttgctttccagaacaTCTATTACTTGGATTTCTCTGAGGGGGCTGGCACGTCTCCTGGGCGAGGGAAGCTCTGCTGAAGTTCTGTAGGCTTGGCTGCCTCTGCCGTCCTCGTGACCGATGCCATGGGGACTTGGCTGCTTGTGGTCCCTCAGTCCTCCACCCGTGGAGAAGCAGCCACTTCCCCCGGAAACACTCATCCCAGGGGGTCTGCAGCATCCTGGCTCCGTCTGCCACCTGGGATGGATCTCAGCAGCAGGACTTTGAGGATAACCTGAACGTGAGTGAAAAAACAATGCCTCTTCGGTGGTCACCTGTGGGCTCTGTCCCAGCGTAACAAAGCCATAGGGAGTGGTGACCATGGGGAGATGGGGCAGGGATAGAGCTGCCCGAGAAGCGGGATCTGGGATGGCTGTCGCAGTGAGCTTAGAGCAGGATGAGCAAGAGCCGGACACGTCGTGATTGTCCTTCACCGCTGGGTCTGAGCCGCTCCTCCAAGTTATCCTCACCGCCTGCCCCTTCCCCTTGCCGGAGCGCTCGTGCTTCTTGTGGATGTCCAGAGAGGGGATAGTGAACTGCGGGATGCGGTCGGGGGTCACCACCTggaggaaggtgtccctggagctCTTGCCCTGGAGTGCGTGGGGACAGATCATCCCCTCCCAGAGGGACATGGTGGGACCAACGGGGCTCCCTGGAGCAGCGCTGTGTATTTATGCTCTGTAGCCAGCCCTGATTGCTCTCTGCACGGTGACGCACGGTGACGACAGCCGCCAAGTCCCTGCACCTGCTCCATCTGGCCCAGCAGCAATTTGTCACCCTCCTGGGCACAGGGGAGACAGATGGAGAGGGACGGGCGAGGAGGAACCCATCCCCAACCTCAGCTCCTGCCTTCTTGCTCCCATGCAGCAACCCCCGAGGCAGGAATAGGGGCGCACCAGGGAGAAGAAGACCTGGATGAGCAGCACGAGCGAGGGCTGCAGAGCCCAGGGTGGGAGGGAGCCGTGCGCTGGGAGCAAGAACGATGGCTTGTGTGGGAGTCACCAGCCGTGGGCATCATCAGCTGGAGCTGAGAGCAGGAGACAAACACTTCAGTGCTGTCTAGCAAAACTCCTGCCAGGAAAATCTTCACCTTGAGCCACGCAGTTACCCGAAGAAATCAGTGCTTTCCACTGCTGGGATGCTCAGGTCCCTCCTCCGCGCTCTGCTGTCGCTAGGGCTGTGCTCTGGCTCACTGCATCCCTGTGTTCCCATCCCCACTGCAGGTGGGATCGCAGCGGGAACAATCCCAGGCTGCCCCCAGGCTTGAGGTGAAGGTGAGGAGATGCGTTGTGCATCCTCGTCCCTCTGCAGCTGCGGGTGGCCCTGCCACCCTCCCCTTGGCTCAGGAAGCCTCCTCTGCTGGCAGGTGGAGAACGGCTGCTTTGTGTTGGCTTTGGCTCTGTaaatgaagcagagagaagaaacagctcTGTTTGTGTGCGGCGCAGGGGCTGTCCCTGCAGCAATGCAGCTGGCCTGCTGTAACATGCTGTCTATTCCTTCTGCCCGACACCGGCCACCAAAAAGGCTCTGCTGTGGACTTCAGCAGGAGCAAGGCAAGGCTTGCTTTGACCCCTCGGGAACACAGACAAGCCCAGGACATCATCTCAGAGCATCATAAACAGCCACATCCCACTCCAATGAGGAGGGCTTACGCCTGTCCCCCATATACACGGTCGGGGCAGGGCTACGAGCAAGCTCTGGAGATGCTTGATGCatgaccccatccctacaggCTCAGCTCGGCCACAACGCTGTGTTCAGCTGGATGGAGCAGGGAGGTGAGTGCCCCGTTATCTCCACACTGTACCCCCTTATCTCGACACTGTGCCCCCTTATCTCGACACAGTGCCCCCTTATCTCGACTCAGTACCCCCTTATCTCGACACTGTGCCCTCTTATCTCGACTCAGTACCCCCTCCCTGGAACTCACAGGCTCTCTACGACCTTGCAGCAGGGTGTAGCGACACTCAAATATTAAACACTTCTCCTCACTTCAAACCCACCTGCTTGGCAGAAATAACAGCTGGGAATTCCTCCGAATAGCTCTGAGTCCTGAACTGGTCAGAGACACCCCCGGAGCCCATCTGCACATGGTGATGCCCAACTTCGCCAAGCACTGAGCCCACGGAAGAATCGATGCCGAGCTGCACAGGAGGGTCAGCGGCTCCGTTGTCCACGTGTTGCCCAGCGCAGCTTTCAGGTCCAGAGTCCGCATGAAGCTAAAAAACCTCAGTATCCAGAGCAGGGACTGAAAGGATGTGCTGTGAAGCAGCTTCTGGAAAGTGCTTCTCGGAGCTCAGCGCTGCTCCTTTTACAAAGGGGAGTGCGTGTGTGCGTTCACGTGCGCGCAGAGCTGCTGGGTAATTAATCAGGCTGTGGTTTCAAAGAACcacagcttctttctttcatctttattgATTAAACCAAATCCCAGTCTCACTTTCCCCCTCCAGCGCGGGACCGAGGGAAGGCATAGACCGCAAGGGATGCTTAGGAGCCTCCCCTCCACTGAGGGTCCAGCTTCTCCCATCACTGGGGGCTCAGCAGAGTAGGTTTTCTGGCATCTCATCACCCTTTCTATCAGCACAGAGTGGGGGAAGATACCTCACATCAGAGGCTTAGCAAGATACAACCCACCAGAGGAGACAGGCACCCCTcaactgagagaaaaataagccCATAATTGAGAGGTATCCACCCAAAAACAAGGACCAATGCTTCCTACCAGTGGAGAACTTTTGGGAGGCCATGGGGCTGCCCTACTAATTAGTGAGGCTGGCAGCTCGTTAGTGCAACAAGGAGCAACTGGGCCAGTAGCTACAAGTAGCTGGAGGGCTGCAGACAGGGCTAAGCCAGgtttgtgttcagtttgggcTTTTGGGCTTCATGGAGCAGCAACTGAGCCCACGCACCAACCCACAGGAGGTAATGATGCTAAAGGGGTGGTTTCTGCTGGGGTGCTGTGAGGGGATGGCGTGGAGGACGTCTCACCTTTCTCCCTTGGTCTAGGGGAGGATGGTTGACTGCAATGAGCCCTACTCCTTCTCCAGCAGGTTCCTGGGCCACATCCTTCAGCTGGGTTTTGTCAAGCACCTGGTAGGTGatgttcctgctgctggaggggtTTGAGGCCAAAGGGATAGAGCGATAAAACCTTAAGGCTGGAAGTTCCTTTGGTTTCTCTGTCAGATATTATCTCTTCTTTTAGTCTTTGACTCTGCTGTGTGCTtgtcctctgctttcctcccatCCCAGCTTGGGGGACAAGGTACGATCTAACTGGCCCTGTTTTACGTGGCTAAAGTTGGTCCCATCTTGGCCCCACACAGGGACAGAGCAGAGTTTAAGGGTTTCGCTGAGTATTTGAAATAACCAGAAGCTCTCACGTGATCTAACCTACTTCTCTTGTTTGTAGCTGAAGATCCTTCAGAAAGCCTTGGTCCTGATTGGATTTGTGGTGCCTGTGGAAACCGTTATCAGCAAAATCTACCCCGTGCGGTCTCCCACCAGGTCTGGACGACTCGCCAAGAAGCGCTGGGGGAGACTAACGCgccttctcctctccattgTCCCTACTAGGATCCAGAACATCCCAGCCTACCTGCCAGCAGATTGGGGCCAAGGCAATGCGCCCAAGGGTAAGAGCTGTGGCCTCCTACAGGACTTCAAGATCTTGCAGCTAAGAAGCATTTGTcagaccctggcccaggttgcccagagcagtggtggctgccccattcctggaggtgttgaaggccaggttggatggggctgagagcaacctcatccagtgggaggtgtccctgcccatggcacgggatggaactgaatgagctttgaggtctcttctaacccaaaccagtcAATGAATCTATAAGAACACAACAGGACATCAAAACACGTTAGGTCTGGAACTCCTCTGCTGGGTAGAAAGCTGGGAAGCATGCAGATGTTTGTTCTGTACACGTTGTAAATGTGCCTCCTGTGAATCCCTGCAGAGATCCTAGAAGCTCTGATTAACCCATGTAGCAAAGCAAACAAGAGGAAGCGTGATGACGTAgctctggaggagcaggagtCCTGGTTGGTGCTACTGGAGAGGGACCTGCCAGAGGATGACTCTGAAGACTCCACGTACGAGGTATGATGTTCCGGCTGCTGAGCAGGTTTGTTCCTCGGGGGCCGAGTGATTTGGAGATGATTTGGTTTAGCATCTGTCTGCTCCTGGTAGACCACGAATGTCTCTGCTCAGGTCTGTAGAAGAGCCTGTGCAGGGACCTGTAAAGAAGTTTCCTTTGTCGCACATCCTGCAGGCTGACCAAGGAGCCTCCAACATCACTTTGTCAGTGTGTGAAAGGTGGGGGTGCTCCGCTCATCCCATAACATGGAAGTTTCTCTTTGGTTGATGTCCCTACAAAGCAGCATCTGTCACCCTTGGCTACTTGTTTGTGGTTCCTCATGCCacacaaggccaagtgcaaggtcctacacccgagtggggaggccctggcccaggttgcccagagcagtggtggctgc is part of the Cuculus canorus isolate bCucCan1 chromosome 27, bCucCan1.pri, whole genome shotgun sequence genome and harbors:
- the LOC128849239 gene encoding uncharacterized protein LOC128849239 isoform X1, producing MEQQLSPRTNPQEGRMVDCNEPYSFSSRFLGHILQLGFVKHLLKILQKALVLIGFVVPVETVISKIYPVRSPTRSGRLAKKRWGRLTRLLLSIVPTRIQNIPAYLPADWGQGNAPKEILEALINPCSKANKRKRDDVALEEQESWLVLLERDLPEDDSEDSTYEPSDEETDSEEFRSHNDTEADLELDEQDGTVALKESSDLQDKREP
- the LOC128849239 gene encoding uncharacterized protein LOC128849239 isoform X2, with translation MVDCNEPYSFSSRFLGHILQLGFVKHLLKILQKALVLIGFVVPVETVISKIYPVRSPTRSGRLAKKRWGRLTRLLLSIVPTRIQNIPAYLPADWGQGNAPKEILEALINPCSKANKRKRDDVALEEQESWLVLLERDLPEDDSEDSTYEPSDEETDSEEFRSHNDTEADLELDEQDGTVALKESSDLQDKREP